From a single Lolium rigidum isolate FL_2022 chromosome 7, APGP_CSIRO_Lrig_0.1, whole genome shotgun sequence genomic region:
- the LOC124669894 gene encoding RING-H2 finger protein ATL51-like — MPRHHRRRILFEYDDDHGACDPWLGCPSPPSPPPYTFSPTPSPSPSPRPSDWSFLITPPVPACEPAPSPDRQPAAGRRNQWATNTYPPATVPAPGTDAHHRRFVTNVLIAAAALAFLSLILFGVSVAVRRRQIRRRRRQALLAPAPAATTNDPEGGGGGGGGGVVHHVWYIRTVGLEEAAIASIAATRYRAGAPGLVGAADCSVCLGEFGDGELLRLLPKCGHAFHVPCIDTWLRAHVNCPLCRSDVIDSAATAIQVDADPAADPDANANVAADQVPTASDPTLEHEEADEDDQEAPHVQDNQHEHQPSSPEPSPLPQPPCPLPRNMRRAASMDAALVSAAADVAALDRLPEAAPEGEQSDREKDLSTETPAPAAGPPRFFFSRHCRARSSVLPL, encoded by the coding sequence ATgccgcgccaccaccgccgccggatCCTCTTCGAGTACGACGACGACCATGGGGCTTGCGACCCCTGGCTCGGCTGCCCCTCGCCTCCCTCCCCGCCCCCTTACACCTTCTCTCCAACCCCGTCTCCCTCGCCCTCGCCCCGGCCTTCCGATTGGTCATTCCTGATCACCCCTCCCGTCCCAGCCTGCGAGCCGGCCCCTTCGCCCGATCGCCAGCCCGCCGCCGGCAGGCGCAACCAGTGGGCAACAAACACCTACCCTCCCGCGACAGTCCCCGCGCCCGGCACCGACGCGCACCACCGCCGCTTCGTCACCAACGTCCTCATCGCCGCCGCGGCCCTCGCGTTCCTCTCCCTGATCCTCTTCGGCGTCTCGgtcgccgtacgccgacggcaaatccggcggcggcgcaggcagGCCCTActcgccccggccccggccgcgaccACCAACGACCCggagggcgggggcgggggcgggggcggaggcGTGGTGCACCACGTCTGGTACATCCGGACCGTCGGGCTCGAAGAGGCCGCGATCGCCTCCATCGCCGCCACGCGGTACCGCGCGGGGGCGCCCGGGCTCGTCGGCGCGGCAGACTGCTCCGTCTGCCTCGGCGAgttcggcgacggcgagctccTGCGCCTGCTGCCCAAGTGCGGCCACGCGTTCCACGTCCCCTGCATCGACACCTGGCTCCGCGCCCACGTCAACTGCCCGCTCTGCCGCTCCGACGTCATCGACTCGGCTGCCACGGCAATTCAGGTCGACGCCGATCCCGCAGCTGATCCAGATGCGAACGCCAACGTCGCAGCCGACCAAGTGCCTACCGCGAGCGACCCAACGCTGGAGCACGAAGAGGCAGACGAGGACGACCAAGAAGCACCGCACGTCCAAGACAACCAGCACGAGCACCAACCCAGCTCGCCAGAGCCATCGCCATTGCCGCAGCCCCCGTGCCCGCTGCCGCGGAACATGCGGCGCGCGGCTTCCATGGACGCGGCGCTGGTCTCGGCCGCGGCAGACGTCGCAGCGTTGGATCGGCTGCCGGAGGCGGCCCCCGAAGGGGAGCAGAGCGACAGGGAGAAGGATCTAAGCACCGAGacgcccgcgcccgccgccggTCCCCCGAGGTTCTTCTTCTCGCGGCATTGCCGTGCTCGGAGCTCTGTGCTGCCCTTGTGA
- the LOC124677715 gene encoding esterase OVCA2-like gives MGSLAAGGGVGARRPRFLCLHGFRTSGEIMRKQVVGKWPDEVTARLDLVFPDAPFPAEGKSDVDGIFDPPYYEWFQFDKGFTEYRNLDKCFDYIEELMIKEGPFDGLMGFSQGSVLSAALVGLQQQGLALTRVPKIKFLMIISGARFRSQTVSEQPYANKIKIPSLHFLGDNDFLKNDGEKLIQSFVDPFIIRHPKGHTVPRLVDEKSLEVMSCFLDKMEKEISGHSSTKAEAPADVDEKEICI, from the exons ATGGGCAGCCTCGCTGCCGGCGGCGGGGTGGGCGCCAGGCGGCCGAGGTTCCTGTGCCTGCACGGGTTCAGGACCAGCGGCGAGATCATGCGGAAGCAGGTGGTCGGGAAGTGGCCCGACGAGGTCACCGCGCGCCTCGACCTCGTCTTCCCGGACGCTCCCTTCCCCGCCGAGGGAAAGTCCGACGTCGATGGAATCTTCGACCCGCCCTACTACGAGTGGTTCCAGTTCGACAAG GGCTTCACGGAGTACAGGAATCTAGACAAATGCTTCGACTACATCGAGGAGCTCATGATCAAAGAAGGACCCTTCGATGGGCTCATGGGTTTCTCCCAG GGTTCGGTTCTATCTGCTGCGCTTGTCGGGCTCCAACAACAG GGGCTGGCTCTGACTAGAGTTCCCAAGATCAAGTTCCTCATGATCATAAGCGGCGCCCGATTCCGCTCACAGACTGTGTCCGAACAGCCCTACGCCAACAAGATCAAAATCCCCTCGCTGCACTTCCTCG GTGACAATGACTTCCTTAAAAACGATGGTGAAAAGCTCATACAGTCGTTTGTGGATCCCTTCATCATACGGCACCCAAAGGGACACACGGTCCCAAGGCTTGTTG ATGAGAAAAGTCTGGAAGTTATGTCATGTTTCCTTGACAAGATGGAAAAGGAGATATCTGGACATTCATCCACAAAGGCCGAAGCACCCGCTGATGTTGACGAAAAAGAAATCTGCATCTGA